In Paenibacillus sp. J23TS9, a single genomic region encodes these proteins:
- a CDS encoding GNAT family N-acetyltransferase gives MDFRMDLVPARRKQVISGLMQLYLYDFTLFQNLDVNQDGIFPDYPGLDEYWKRGSGKYPFLMTSGNIPAGFALVDRLVDPEEGDFYMTEFFVMQKYRRSGMGSWAARELFDRFQGRWKVTQVKTNAPAQAFWRKVIGTYTDQQFEEKVSPIHGHISQYFTSQKMNSIN, from the coding sequence ATGGATTTCAGAATGGATCTGGTTCCGGCACGGAGAAAACAGGTGATCAGCGGTTTGATGCAGCTGTATTTGTATGATTTCACCCTGTTTCAGAATCTGGATGTGAATCAGGATGGTATATTTCCCGACTATCCGGGTCTGGATGAATATTGGAAAAGAGGATCGGGGAAATACCCTTTTCTGATGACAAGTGGCAATATTCCCGCGGGATTTGCTCTGGTGGACCGCCTGGTAGACCCGGAGGAAGGCGATTTTTATATGACTGAATTTTTTGTTATGCAAAAATACCGCCGATCCGGTATGGGAAGCTGGGCAGCACGCGAGCTGTTTGACCGGTTCCAGGGACGCTGGAAAGTGACCCAGGTCAAGACGAATGCTCCAGCGCAGGCTTTTTGGAGAAAAGTCATCGGTACATATACGGATCAACAGTTTGAAGAAAAGGTAAGTCCAATTCACGGACATATCAGTCAGTATTTTACGTCACAAAAGATGAACAGCATAAATTAA
- the xerS gene encoding tyrosine recombinase XerS translates to MNVQKELDRIKLDDKVLGMPWFVQQFIDYKLPDLSPSTLLEYVRDYETFFNWLRGEGLSKAEANKEVTLQELEVLRMEDVVSYRIFLTTKREGTNSRITVSRKLSSLRSLFHYLSQIAEDEDFYPLLKRNIMAKIEIKRIHKPKDTAAKLKGKILEEEELLEFIGYILEGYAKDVEKNKQALYSHEQNKERDASITSLILNSGLRVSEVVNLNVDDIDMNNKLLYVYRKGNNDETFKTPVYFREQAKDDLNAYLNLRQARYKAPKREKALFLALANGQTEGSRMTKRAMQAMIIKYAKRFGKPFLTVHKLRHSFATDYYLQNDIYKTKEQLGHASTETTEVYAHLTDKTMSEAIERRTD, encoded by the coding sequence ATGAATGTACAAAAAGAACTCGACCGGATCAAACTAGATGACAAGGTACTGGGCATGCCGTGGTTTGTCCAGCAATTTATCGACTACAAACTGCCTGACCTGTCTCCCTCCACTTTACTTGAATATGTAAGAGACTATGAGACCTTCTTTAACTGGCTCCGAGGTGAAGGACTATCCAAAGCTGAAGCTAACAAAGAGGTTACTTTGCAGGAGCTCGAGGTACTCCGGATGGAGGACGTGGTCAGTTACCGGATTTTTCTTACAACAAAACGGGAGGGCACAAATTCCCGGATCACTGTGTCCCGCAAGCTGTCTTCATTAAGATCCTTATTTCATTATTTAAGCCAGATTGCAGAAGATGAAGATTTTTACCCGCTTCTGAAGCGCAATATCATGGCAAAAATCGAAATCAAGCGAATCCATAAACCAAAGGATACCGCTGCCAAGCTTAAAGGAAAAATTCTGGAAGAGGAAGAACTGCTTGAGTTTATTGGATACATCCTTGAAGGCTATGCCAAAGATGTCGAGAAGAATAAGCAGGCTTTGTACTCGCATGAACAGAACAAGGAGCGCGATGCCAGTATCACAAGCCTGATATTGAACTCTGGTCTCCGTGTATCCGAGGTAGTCAATTTGAATGTTGACGATATCGATATGAATAACAAATTACTGTATGTCTACCGTAAAGGCAATAACGATGAAACCTTTAAAACACCAGTGTACTTCCGGGAACAGGCCAAGGATGATTTGAACGCCTACTTGAACCTGCGCCAAGCCCGCTATAAAGCACCCAAAAGAGAAAAAGCGCTTTTTCTTGCGCTGGCCAACGGGCAAACTGAAGGCAGCCGTATGACCAAACGAGCGATGCAGGCCATGATTATCAAATATGCAAAGCGCTTTGGTAAGCCTTTTCTGACGGTCCATAAGCTCCGCCATTCGTTTGCAACCGATTATTATTTGCAAAATGATATATACAAAACAAAAGAGCAGCTCGGCCACGCTTCTACAGAAACAACGGAAGTATATGCGCATCTTACGGATAAAACCATGTCCGAAGCCATTGAGCGGCGTACGGATTAA
- the mobB gene encoding molybdopterin-guanine dinucleotide biosynthesis protein B: MSSVKRAHADQDAVDKPFVCQVVGYKNSGKTTLVCSLVERLKEMGFRVAVIKHDAHDFEMDHPGTDSYRHRAAGASAIALVSPRKTAVIREEEIYLDELVKGFSSYDIILVEGFKQENYPKLVMVRRAEDRELIKKLSSVKGVVTWLSKEETLAETTELPIVFGKDDVVQITEWLQKRI, from the coding sequence GTGAGTTCTGTGAAAAGGGCTCATGCTGATCAGGATGCAGTAGACAAGCCGTTTGTATGCCAAGTTGTTGGATACAAAAACAGTGGAAAAACAACGCTGGTTTGCTCCCTTGTCGAGAGATTAAAGGAAATGGGCTTTCGGGTAGCTGTGATCAAGCATGACGCTCATGATTTTGAGATGGATCATCCCGGTACGGATTCTTACCGTCATCGTGCAGCCGGCGCTTCGGCTATTGCTCTGGTATCCCCGCGTAAAACGGCCGTGATTCGGGAAGAGGAAATTTATCTGGACGAGCTCGTTAAGGGTTTCTCCTCCTACGATATCATTCTGGTTGAGGGCTTTAAGCAGGAGAACTATCCCAAGCTGGTTATGGTGCGGAGAGCGGAGGACAGGGAGCTGATTAAAAAGCTAAGCTCCGTAAAAGGCGTGGTAACCTGGCTGTCCAAAGAGGAGACTCTCGCTGAAACAACAGAGCTTCCTATTGTTTTTGGCAAAGATGATGTTGTACAGATTACGGAGTGGCTCCAGAAGCGAATATAA